The Methanococcus voltae PS genome segment TAGATACTTCAAATTCAAAAATAAAGGTTGGAGACATTGAATCGAAATGGGATGAAGTTAAAGGAATTAACAATACCTTATACTACTATCCAATCGTGACTGAAGAGAATAGAGAATTTACTATAACAGCAGTTTGGAATAATGTATCAACTCAAGTATTCAAAATCGTCATTGATGATAATGTAGCACTAGAATCATTGGTAATTCCTGAAGAACTTGCACAAGCTACAACAACAGGTGCAGATACACAATTAAAAGGTGTAACTCCTGATGTATCAAAAGCAGGATATGTAACAGTTGATTTAACAACATCTACATTAGAAAACTTAAATGAAACTGCAGCAGGACAGGTATACCCTGAATTTGATGGTAGTCAGGAAACTTGCCCAGTATGGCTCGGCTTAGTTGTACCATTGCCTGAAAATGCTAAAAAAGCAGTTTTATTAAATGGTGACGAAGAAGATTACTACGATGAAAGTACAGGAATCTTTTACGTTTCAGTAGGTGAAAAAACAACTGCTGATGGTCAACCAAGTGATAAGCAAGCAGATTATATTAAATTCGTACCATATGAAGAAAACGAAATTGTAGAATATACGTTTAAATTTATGGATGATTATGATAATCCTATAAGCGTACAAACATTAGACGTTAAAGTAATAAGTGAAGGAATCGTTGATAACTTTGTTGAAGAAACAATCGGAGATAAAAAAATTGACTGTCCTTCAACAGGAACTATCAATACAACTCCAGTATATAAAAATGAAGAATTCAACGTTTCAGAAGTAAGCTTCGGAGATGAAGACAATTTATACATTCCTTTAGTTAAAGATATAAAAGTACCAGCAAACACTTTGGCCAAGATTGAAAAATTAAACAAGCAAGCTGAAGAAATTAAAAATAAAAAAGTATCTACTAAAGAAGATATTGAACAAATATTAAATAATTCATTAAATAACATAACTGAAGTATTAAATGATGGTTTCACAGTTTCAGACTTTGAATATAAAGCTGAACAAGCAGGAAATACCGTAAATTCAAAACTTACGTTTAAAGCATTGAACGATGGTTCAAAAGGTGTAACAATTCTTAGAGTGCCAACCGGTAACTTAAAATTAGATGAAATTACTGTAGATACAGGCTCTAAAAATATCACTTTAAAAGAAAAAGACTTCAATAGTACTGTAGGATGGTACAGAATGTTAAATAACGGTGTTGTGGAATTAACACTTGTAAAAGACCCCGTTATCACTATGAAACTTACTTCTGCTCTTCCAGTGACTGATTCAGGTTCTAGTTCATCTGGAAGTAGCGGTGGAAGTAGACATCACAGTACCTCGGATTCAATTACTACAAGTAGTATGATTTCAGATTCAAAAATAGTTTACGCAAATCTCGATAAGAGCTATGCAAAATCATTAAAAAGTTCAATTTGTGAATGTACAGAAGACCTTAAAATAAACGATGACACAATTATCGTTGGTGGTCCTTTGGCAAACGCATTAACAAAAGCATATATGAACCAATTCCCAGTGTCAATTACAAATTCAAACCCTGGGGAAAATAAAGGTATTATACAAATGATAACTATCAAATCAGAAGGAACTGGTATAGTAACTGAATACAACGTTGTATTACTTGCAGGTTCAGATAGATTTGGTACACAAGCTGCCGTAGAATACTTTAAATCACTTAGCGAAGTTCCTGAAGAACCTATTTACGTAGAATGGGTTGACGGTGAAGCTAAAAAGATTAATTAAATAAACTAGTAAGTTTATCGAGTATACTAAAAATAATAAATAATATATTTAAACACAAAATACATACCACATATTTAAAATTTTTATTTTTATTTTTATTTTTCAAATGTTTTTTACAAATATAATCTCCTAATTAAAAAATTATATTTTAAAATTAACATTTTTTTCACAACTTTTACAATTTTTCAGAATATAATATAATTTTCATTTAATTTAGGGTAACTTTTATATATTGAGATTTAAATATATAAGTGGGTTGAATAAATAATAGATATATCAAATGTCTTATGACATACGTATCTAAATTTGAGGATATTTAAAATTTTTAAAACGGTGATTAAATGAAAAATAAAGTTGTAGTAGTGACTGGAGTACCTGGCGTTGGTAGCACCACATCGTCACAATTGGCTATGGATAACTTAAGAAAAGAAGGCGTAAACTATAAAATGGTTAGTTTTGGCTCTGTAATGTTCGAAGTTGCAAAGGAAGAAAACTTAGTATCTGATAGAGACCAAATGAGAAAAATGGACCCTGAAACCCAGAAAAGAATTCAAAAAATGGCAGGTAGAAAAATCGCAGAAATGGCTAAAGAATCACCTGTAGCGGTAGACACCCACAGCACCGTATCAACACCTAAAGGTTACTTACCAGGACTACCATCATGGGTATTGAACGAATTAAACCCTGATTTAATAATCGTTGTAGAAACAACCGGCGACGAAATCTTAATGAGAAGAATGAGTGACGAAACAAGAGTTAGAGACCTTGACACAGCTTCCACAATCGAACAGCACCAATTTATGAACAGATGTGCGGCAATGTCATACGGTGTTTTAACAGGAGCTACTGTTAAAATCGTTCAAAACAGAAATGGATTATTAGACCAAGCTGTTGAAGAATTAACAAACGTTTTAAGATAATTAAAATAACAAATAGAATATAGAATATAGAATATAGAAAATAACAAAATTACTTATAGATTAATATTTGAAAATACCAATATCAATATAACTTAATAAAAATAGAATAAAAATAGAATAAAATAAATTCTAACTTTTTTGATTTTTGATTTTTGATTTCTAGCTTTTTTAGAGTAATATTTTATAAATTAGATATCTGCAACAGATTTGCAGTAATCTCTAAGTACATCTACAGATTTTTTAAACGATTGATATTCCCAATCTTCCATTTTAATTGGTATTACTTCTTCGATTCCTTTTCTACCTACTTTTACGGGTACTCCTACGCAAGCATTACCTTCTATACCCTCTATTTCATCTTCAAGAAACGTGGATAGCGTTAACAATCTCCTATCGTTGTTCGCCATACATTTGACAATATTGACTATTGCAGACGCAGGACCATATTCAGAGCCGTTTTTTAAACCATTTATACGTTTTCCATGTGTTTTTATGCTATTTAATATGTCGTAGTATGGGAAATCTTCATAACTAGGTAATCTTCTCACAGGGATACCGCCAATAGCTGCAGAGCTTATCAATGGTACCATACTGTCACCATGCTCACCGACAATCCTCGCTCTAACATCATCTATATGGACATCAAAAAATTTAGCGATTGCTACCTTAAAACGCATTGAATCCAAGTGAGTACCTAATCCAAACACCTTGCTTTTATCGTATCCACTTTCCATTAGTGCTTTGTATGTCATTACATCAACTGGATTAGATACCATAAATATTTTAGTATCACAATGCTTTGCAATCTCTCTTGAATAATTTTTTATAATTTTGGCGTTAGTCTTTGCTAAATCCAAACGGGACATGTTACCGTTACGTTTTGCACCTGAAGTTACAATTATCATATCACTATTGCACAAGTTTTCAATTTCCGTATCGCTATGAATTTTTATTTCAGCATCCCGCCCAGAAGCTGCCAAAGCATCATAGATGTCCATTTTTATACCTTCAAGCATATTTAATGATTTTTCACGAGCCACAAGGTTAATATTTCTAATGTATTTCTCACGTGCCAATAAAAATGATAGTTGTGAACCAATTTTACCGGAAGCCCCTATAACAGATATCTCCATAATTTCACCATTAACGCATGTGTTACATTTTTAATTTAATTCTTAATTTGTAAATCTATTAATTTACTTATCTATATATTCTAATATTGTATTTTTTAATTTTAATATATCGGAATTATAATAAGTTTTTAAATTTCCCTCGTATAAAATAAAACCAAAATTAATGACAATAATATGTATTTGAAGTATTTATATTTTTATACAACTATTTTAAAAAAGATGAAAAATTGATGGTAAGGGCAGATAATTAATCTAATTTAATTTAATCTAATTTAATCTAATTTAGATTTCAATATTTTTACAACCTTTCCAGGCTCTGCTCTACCACGTGTTAATTTCATAACTTGCCCAACAATTGAGTTAAGAGCTTTATTGTTTCCAGATTTATAATCTTCAACCGCTACAGCACTATTTTTAATAGCTTCTTCACAGAATTGCTCTAATTCGCTATCGTCACCAACAACGGTAAGACCTTCTTCTGCAATAATTTGTTTCGGTGATTTTTCACCTTTGTTTTCAACCATTAATTCGATAATTCTTTTACCGATTTTTTGGCTAATTGTTTTATTGGTGATTGATTCGATTAATTCAACGATTTGTTCGGTTGTTAATCCACTATCTACGAAATCAACTTTATTATATGTAAGAACTCTTTTTAATTCGTTTCTAATCCATGTTACCGATAAAGCAATGCTTTTTTCATCTGCTCCAAAGTGTGAAACTACTTTCTCAAATACGTCTGCAAGCTCAAGGTCTGAAACTAAAACTTTAGCGTCATCTTCTTTAATCCCATATTCTTCAACAAATCTTTTTTCCTTATCGATAGGAGTTTCAGGCATTCTTTCCTTAACTACCTCAACCCATTCATGGTCCAATACGATAGGTTGTATATCAGGGTCGGGAATGTGTCTATAATCGTCAGCGGTTTCCTTGCTTCTCATGGACTTTGTAATCATCTGAGCTTCCATAAAAGCCCTTGTTTCCATTTTAATTTCTCCGCCCCTTCTTAACACGTTCTTTTGTCTGATGATTTCATACTTTAATACCTTGAAAACACCTTTTATTGAGTTAACGTTTTTAACTTCAACCCTTTTACCTTGAATACCGTTGTAATTAATGGATATGTTTGTATCTGCTCTCATGGTACCTTCTCCCCTAAGGTGACCAATATATCTAAACAATCTCATTAATTGTCTTAAGAATTCCCTTGCTTCTTCAGGGCTTTTCATATCTGGTTCGGTAACTATCTCTACTAATGGAGTACCACTCCTATTGTAGTCTACAGTACCTAAATCAGGTTTATATTGCCCAGGGTCTTCTTCCAAGTGAACTTCTGTAATTTCAACGCCTAAGAAGTTACCTTTTACCCCAATAGGTACGGAAGTTTTTTGATATCCGCTTGGTAAATCGGGGTAGTTATAGTGTTTCCTTTGGAAATAGATATCTTTATCATAAACCATTTCACAGCCTAACATTTTAGCAACCATAATTGCAACGTCGATTGCTTCTTTGTTAGGTGGCATTGGTTTTGCACCCGGATGACCCATACATACAGGACATACGTTCGTGTTTGGTTCTACATCTTTGTAGTTTGTAGGGCACATGCAAAATAATTTTGAATCTGTATCCACTTGTACGTGAATTTCAAGTCCACATTTCATTGACAAATCATCGCTCATTTTTCCACCGAATATATCAATATTAATTTTATAAATTTTATAAATTTTAAATTTTCATTATTCTATACACTTTATACGTTTTTACGTTTATATAAGTTATACTATTTAAATTTAAATAAATCTATCTATTTTAATTTATTAAAGTATAATAACATAATAAAAGAATAATACAACAATCCAATAATCCAATAATATTGTAATTAGAATATGATAATAAAATATTAAAATAGAAAAATAATTTAGTTTATAATTCTTTCAATTGGTACAACTAAAATATCTCTTCCATCTAATTTTTCCAACTGATTAACGATTGTAAATATCTGATTTTCTTCTACAACAGCTTGTATTGCAACCATTGGCATATCAGTATTTTGATATGATTTCACTTCGGAGATTGTAGGTCCATTCATACCAGGAATTACCTTTATAATTTCTTCTACGTTACTTTTTGGCGCGTTTAGCATAATAAGCCTTTTAGATTGTGCATACATAACACTTCTTATTGCATTTATCAATTCGCTTATTTTTCTAGCTTTTTCCTCATCTTCAAGGGCATTTTTATTCGCTACAAGTCTAGTTGTCGATGAAACTACTTCGCAAACTTCCTTGAGCCTATTTAATTTTAATGTAGTACCTGTAGATGTTAAATCACAAATTAAATCTGCAATGCCAATAAACGGAGCTATTTCTGTAGCACCACTTAACTCGATTATTTCAAGGTTTAATCCTTTTTTCTCCAAATATTTCTTAGTTAAACAAGGGAATTCAGTAGCTATTTTCATTCCGTCTTTGATATCTTCAAGACTGTTTATTTCAGAATTTTCCGGAGATGCGATAACTAATCTTGCGCTTCCAAATTTAAAATCAAGAAGTGTATCTATTCTATCCTCAGTATCTCTCTCTAACATTAAATCGTAGCCCGTAACCCCAACGTCTGCGACGCCATCTGCTACAAATTCGGGAATATCTTTTGCTCTTGCAAACATTACTTTTATTTCTTCGTCAACAGTGTTCGCAAATAAGCTTCTTCCCCTAACGGTTATTTTTAAACCCGCTTTTTCCAATATTTCATTAACAGGTTTTGAAATTCTTCCTTTGTTTGGTAGTGCAAGTAATATCATACCATCACCTAAATAATTAGAAATCCTAGTAAATTTTAATAAATCTAGAGCTAATAATTTTAATATATATAATAAGTTAATAATTTTGAAATATCCTGAGATATTAAGTACATCAAATGTATATAAACTTATTATTTATATTTATTTGATGTAATTTAACAAAATTTTGTAAAATTCTAAAAAATCTAAAAGAGTTACTAATCTTTTAATTAATATACTCAAAATGGTCATTATAAAGTTTAATTTACTGTTAAAACATAACCGAGTGCATATATTTAATTCTTGCAGTTATTTTATATATGATAAAGGGAAATAATTATAGGAATAGTTATATTGTTGACATATTGCTAATATATTTATAAAATTAACGACATAATATACTTATTAAAAAATAAATAGATATTAGAATAATAAGTCAAAAATAAGAAAAATAGCGGACATGTGAAAAATAATAGACGAAATAGTCCCAAAAACTATTTATTCTTATATAAATATAATCATATAGGTGTAGTTTTCTATAAAAGTTTAAATAATTTAAATAATTTAAATTGGAATTATAATTAAAGTTAGAATTAGAATAGAACTATAACTTTAGAAATTATTATTTATTCGTATTTATTCGATTGTTAGCCTTATTCCCAAGTAACTTTTATGTAATATTTGAATTATATTTGAGTTATATTCGAATAATCGTAGTTTAATCGTATATTTAATTTAATAACCAGTATATGGGAGAAAATATGCATAAAGAACAACTAATGGAACTTCATCAATTTTTTGTACATGTATTCAAAGAAATAATGCCTGAGCAAAATAACTGTGAATACTACGAAATCTATGAAAAATTAGATGTAAAACCTCATCACATCCACAAATTAAAAACAGAACAAAGAGCAGCTATATTTTTACTTGCAGCATGTATTGCAGAAGGTTTATCTGAAAAAGACGAAGCAATCCCTGATAACCTATCTAAAAGACTTGCAGACAATGCTTTTAAATATATAAATACAAAGTCAGCAGATAAGTTAAACAAAACTTCTGAAGACGGCCTCCATAAAATAAATGCAGGAGATTCCAAAGGTTTAGTTCGTAACTAAGTTGTTTTAGAGTATTATTTAGTTTATTACTACTTTAACACCTTAATATGGATTAATTCTGAGATACCCCTCAATATTTTAAATATAAAAATACATTCTTTAAATATTTAATAAGCTTATTATCGTTTATTTTAATTTTACTATTACTTTTACTTTTAATTTTAATTTTAATTTTAATCCATATATTAGTCAATTTATCTGTATCGCTATATGTGTGTATAAAATAATATATAACCCTAATTTTCAAATAGTTTAATGTAATTTAAATTAATTTAATTAATTTAATTAATATAATCAATATATTTTAGAATTTAGAATATTTTAAAATAATTTAAGAGTGATTTCATGACCAATAAAAATTTAAAGTCCGATAATAATGCAAAAATCCAAAGTATCTTAAGAG includes the following:
- a CDS encoding UPF0058 family protein produces the protein MHKEQLMELHQFFVHVFKEIMPEQNNCEYYEIYEKLDVKPHHIHKLKTEQRAAIFLLAACIAEGLSEKDEAIPDNLSKRLADNAFKYINTKSADKLNKTSEDGLHKINAGDSKGLVRN
- the gatB gene encoding Asp-tRNA(Asn)/Glu-tRNA(Gln) amidotransferase subunit GatB; protein product: MSDDLSMKCGLEIHVQVDTDSKLFCMCPTNYKDVEPNTNVCPVCMGHPGAKPMPPNKEAIDVAIMVAKMLGCEMVYDKDIYFQRKHYNYPDLPSGYQKTSVPIGVKGNFLGVEITEVHLEEDPGQYKPDLGTVDYNRSGTPLVEIVTEPDMKSPEEAREFLRQLMRLFRYIGHLRGEGTMRADTNISINYNGIQGKRVEVKNVNSIKGVFKVLKYEIIRQKNVLRRGGEIKMETRAFMEAQMITKSMRSKETADDYRHIPDPDIQPIVLDHEWVEVVKERMPETPIDKEKRFVEEYGIKEDDAKVLVSDLELADVFEKVVSHFGADEKSIALSVTWIRNELKRVLTYNKVDFVDSGLTTEQIVELIESITNKTISQKIGKRIIELMVENKGEKSPKQIIAEEGLTVVGDDSELEQFCEEAIKNSAVAVEDYKSGNNKALNSIVGQVMKLTRGRAEPGKVVKILKSKLD
- the hisG gene encoding ATP phosphoribosyltransferase encodes the protein MILLALPNKGRISKPVNEILEKAGLKITVRGRSLFANTVDEEIKVMFARAKDIPEFVADGVADVGVTGYDLMLERDTEDRIDTLLDFKFGSARLVIASPENSEINSLEDIKDGMKIATEFPCLTKKYLEKKGLNLEIIELSGATEIAPFIGIADLICDLTSTGTTLKLNRLKEVCEVVSSTTRLVANKNALEDEEKARKISELINAIRSVMYAQSKRLIMLNAPKSNVEEIIKVIPGMNGPTISEVKSYQNTDMPMVAIQAVVEENQIFTIVNQLEKLDGRDILVVPIERIIN
- a CDS encoding malate dehydrogenase; this translates as MEISVIGASGKIGSQLSFLLAREKYIRNINLVAREKSLNMLEGIKMDIYDALAASGRDAEIKIHSDTEIENLCNSDMIIVTSGAKRNGNMSRLDLAKTNAKIIKNYSREIAKHCDTKIFMVSNPVDVMTYKALMESGYDKSKVFGLGTHLDSMRFKVAIAKFFDVHIDDVRARIVGEHGDSMVPLISSAAIGGIPVRRLPSYEDFPYYDILNSIKTHGKRINGLKNGSEYGPASAIVNIVKCMANNDRRLLTLSTFLEDEIEGIEGNACVGVPVKVGRKGIEEVIPIKMEDWEYQSFKKSVDVLRDYCKSVADI
- a CDS encoding adenylate kinase translates to MKNKVVVVTGVPGVGSTTSSQLAMDNLRKEGVNYKMVSFGSVMFEVAKEENLVSDRDQMRKMDPETQKRIQKMAGRKIAEMAKESPVAVDTHSTVSTPKGYLPGLPSWVLNELNPDLIIVVETTGDEILMRRMSDETRVRDLDTASTIEQHQFMNRCAAMSYGVLTGATVKIVQNRNGLLDQAVEELTNVLR